The Halobacillus amylolyticus nucleotide sequence AAAAGAGTTCGAATACACCTAAATGTATCATGACAAGTAAAGATTGAATGGTCTGTCTTGTAAATAATGTTACAAGACTTCCTTTTATATGGGGGATAAGATGGTGACGATAGATATGGTAGGGCCTACCCCCTAGCACCTTGCTCGACGTCACATATTCTTTCTTTAAAATCACACTCGTTTCATTCGCTATCAGAATAATGGCAGGAGGGGCCAATAGAATACTGATCACAATAGCCTCAACTACAAGTCGAAAGGCGAGGTCAGTTGGAAAGCCAGAGATAGGTTCCCAGAGCAGTGGCTTGAGGAAGTTGTAGGCAATCAGGGACGCAGGGATGAAATATAATACTGAAATTGTATTTTCAACAATTTTAAATCTCCCCTTATATCTAAACCCGAGAGGAATTCCGATTAAAAAGGCAAGTGAAAAGCTAATGAAGGCTATAGAAAGTGAACCAATAATTGTAAACTTAGCTCCCTGTAATATGTAATGAAAAAGGTGATTTCCATTCATATCTGTACCTAAGATAGAATGCTCGAAGGGTGCAAAAGGCGGGCCGATCAGTTTGGTATTCTCATCATATAAAAAAGGAGTTTTAAGGACATAAGAGTCGAAAAAAATCATATGTACAAAGCTCCCTGCTAACATAAGAAGAATAAATCCTGCGCCTAATAGTAACAGGGGCTGCTTACTTACCTTTTTAATCATAAAGAAACCTCCTGCTTTGTGAATAAGTATAGTGCTAATTCAATCGTCTTCAGAAACAAATATATCGGCAAGAAAAAAGTAGAGCTGTTACGAAGAATACAGGCGGCTGAGAATAAATGAGTAAAAAGGAAGTCATACCAAAGTTCTC carries:
- a CDS encoding ABC transporter permease subunit yields the protein MIKKVSKQPLLLLGAGFILLMLAGSFVHMIFFDSYVLKTPFLYDENTKLIGPPFAPFEHSILGTDMNGNHLFHYILQGAKFTIIGSLSIAFISFSLAFLIGIPLGFRYKGRFKIVENTISVLYFIPASLIAYNFLKPLLWEPISGFPTDLAFRLVVEAIVISILLAPPAIILIANETSVILKKEYVTSSKVLGGRPYHIYRHHLIPHIKGSLVTLFTRQTIQSLLVMIHLGVFELFFGGTKVGYGLGAGPPPPLPLNGHLL